In Candidatus Angelobacter sp., one DNA window encodes the following:
- a CDS encoding DUF72 domain-containing protein, giving the protein MPFERDKMKQVVAELTANGVFIGTSSWKYDGWFGQLYTPARYEYRGKVAKTRFERDCLSEYAEVFKTVCVDAAYYTFPSDKYLAGLVEKVSPDFQFGFKVTDEITVRRFPNLDRFGIRAGKPNENFLNAELFSRAFLKPCEAIRQNVGVVMFEFSRFHQSDYEHGRNFVADLDKFFGALPKGWPYAVEMRNKHWLAPEYFACLSRHSITHVFNSWDAMPPVSEQMALEGSRTNPQLAAARFLLKPGRKYEDAVNAFKPYDRVKDKNPEARASGKALIAEGKATGQKKKTFIYVNNRLEGNALETIAAMLDLAE; this is encoded by the coding sequence GTGCCATTCGAGCGCGACAAGATGAAACAGGTCGTGGCGGAACTCACCGCCAATGGCGTGTTCATTGGAACGTCCTCTTGGAAATATGACGGATGGTTTGGGCAGCTTTATACGCCCGCGCGCTACGAGTATCGAGGCAAGGTCGCCAAGACGCGGTTTGAGCGAGATTGCTTGAGCGAATACGCCGAAGTGTTCAAGACTGTTTGCGTTGATGCGGCCTACTACACTTTCCCCAGCGACAAGTATCTCGCCGGTTTGGTTGAAAAAGTTTCCCCCGACTTCCAGTTTGGTTTCAAGGTGACGGATGAAATCACCGTGAGGAGGTTTCCAAACCTTGACCGCTTCGGCATCCGCGCGGGCAAACCCAATGAGAACTTTCTGAACGCCGAATTATTCAGTCGCGCTTTCCTCAAACCGTGCGAGGCGATCCGGCAGAATGTCGGCGTCGTGATGTTCGAGTTCTCGCGGTTTCATCAGAGCGACTACGAGCACGGTCGCAACTTTGTGGCTGATCTCGACAAGTTCTTCGGCGCGTTGCCGAAGGGCTGGCCTTACGCCGTGGAGATGCGGAACAAACATTGGCTCGCGCCCGAATACTTCGCCTGCCTTTCGCGCCACAGCATCACGCACGTCTTCAACTCTTGGGATGCAATGCCGCCGGTGAGCGAGCAGATGGCACTCGAAGGAAGTCGAACGAATCCGCAACTCGCTGCGGCTCGATTCCTTCTTAAACCTGGCCGCAAATACGAGGATGCGGTCAACGCCTTCAAACCTTACGACCGCGTGAAGGACAAAAACCCAGAAGCGCGGGCGTCTGGCAAAGCATTGATTGCCGAGGGCAAGGCAACCGGGCAAAAGAAGAAAACATTCATCTATGTGAATAATCGGTTGGAGGGCAACGCGCTGGAGACGATTGCGGCGATGTTGGATTTGGCAGAGTAA
- a CDS encoding ATP-dependent helicase: protein MSPQYLPKPPSDEQKAVLASTARITVVRACPGAGKTEVFVEAIRQRLARWQDRGGGLAALSFTNIARETIESRVCGNIQPPHFVGTLDSFVFRFIVKPFGHLVGLPAGSVRLIPAAVSDHLEEPSIPVGHENHERASMFSVHFCGIVGRSPSISARIPKIGKFDVPTDLAADVLKRKQNYWKGTGIVTHSDCHFLASCILHHKEHSVRVRELIARRFPVIFIDELQDTGCFLGRAFIALFAEERVSGIVVGDPNQAIYGFGGASPSIFDDFEKLPGAVPLSLTTSQRCPKVVAQIATALCASGAHVAALPSAENGNATILVHNLDEPRFNPLQAQHVRSLLKGVSLAVIARKSSTVRMLKGEHIRDEFKGKSKSARRINLAVQHLLNGEPRDAAQLIERELFRVVMDDECASSQALDDKGITKAKWRAAIFSVLTSAVASVKGETWNQWVERVKAAVAKAATSVGWIEDSAALRSYMKSKADGETLRETLLDVGVSPLWNGTKVTTIHKVKGAEFDTVVLFTAKPHKSHAPCPSIEWWSDANGGEERRIAFVAVSRAKQRLVICVHTSTFDALKKLKPDFLKCFQEIIALPSTK from the coding sequence ATGTCGCCCCAATACCTGCCAAAGCCGCCCAGTGACGAACAGAAGGCGGTTCTCGCCTCAACGGCTCGAATCACTGTCGTTCGCGCTTGCCCTGGAGCGGGTAAGACAGAGGTGTTTGTCGAAGCGATTCGGCAGAGGCTCGCACGGTGGCAAGATCGAGGGGGCGGACTTGCCGCGCTGTCCTTTACCAACATTGCTCGGGAAACAATCGAGTCGCGCGTCTGTGGAAATATTCAGCCGCCACATTTCGTTGGTACCCTCGACTCGTTTGTCTTTCGGTTCATTGTAAAGCCGTTTGGTCATCTCGTCGGACTGCCGGCCGGCTCCGTTCGCTTGATTCCGGCTGCGGTTAGCGACCACTTGGAGGAACCATCCATACCCGTAGGCCACGAGAACCACGAGAGGGCATCGATGTTCTCTGTCCACTTCTGCGGCATTGTAGGCAGAAGTCCATCAATCTCCGCACGAATCCCGAAAATCGGAAAGTTCGATGTGCCAACCGACTTGGCCGCCGATGTGTTGAAGCGGAAGCAGAACTATTGGAAAGGAACCGGCATTGTCACTCACTCCGACTGCCATTTTCTTGCGTCTTGCATTCTCCATCACAAAGAGCATTCGGTGCGCGTGAGGGAACTGATCGCGCGTCGCTTTCCGGTGATTTTCATTGATGAGCTTCAAGACACCGGTTGTTTCCTGGGACGCGCGTTCATTGCACTTTTTGCCGAGGAACGAGTCTCCGGGATTGTCGTCGGCGACCCGAACCAAGCGATCTATGGATTTGGAGGGGCTAGTCCGAGCATTTTCGACGACTTCGAGAAATTGCCAGGAGCTGTTCCGCTCTCACTAACGACGAGCCAGAGATGCCCGAAAGTTGTTGCTCAGATTGCCACAGCGTTGTGCGCCTCTGGTGCGCACGTAGCTGCTCTACCGTCCGCCGAAAATGGGAACGCAACCATTCTCGTCCATAACCTCGACGAGCCTCGCTTCAACCCGCTTCAGGCTCAACACGTGAGAAGCCTCCTCAAGGGGGTTTCATTAGCCGTGATTGCCCGAAAATCATCGACCGTGCGGATGTTGAAGGGCGAACACATTCGCGATGAATTCAAAGGCAAGTCAAAATCTGCCCGTCGCATCAATCTGGCAGTTCAGCATCTACTGAATGGCGAACCTCGCGATGCTGCTCAACTCATCGAACGGGAACTCTTTCGCGTTGTCATGGACGACGAGTGCGCCAGTTCTCAGGCACTGGACGACAAGGGAATTACCAAGGCAAAGTGGCGAGCGGCCATTTTCAGCGTGTTGACTTCAGCGGTCGCGAGCGTCAAAGGCGAAACGTGGAACCAGTGGGTTGAGCGGGTAAAAGCTGCTGTGGCGAAGGCGGCAACGTCTGTCGGTTGGATTGAAGACTCCGCCGCTTTACGCTCCTACATGAAATCCAAGGCCGATGGCGAAACGCTCCGCGAAACGCTCCTTGATGTTGGAGTCAGCCCCCTCTGGAATGGAACGAAGGTCACGACGATTCACAAGGTCAAAGGAGCGGAGTTCGATACGGTAGTTCTTTTCACGGCAAAACCCCACAAGTCGCACGCTCCCTGTCCTTCGATAGAATGGTGGTCTGATGCGAACGGCGGCGAAGAAAGACGCATTGCATTTGTCGCTGTATCGCGAGCAAAGCAACGGCTCGTCATCTGTGTTCACACTTCGACGTTCGACGCGCTCAAAAAACTGAAGCCGGACTTCTTGAAGTGTTTCCAAGAAATAATAGCGCTGCCGTCCACCAAATAA